One region of Eleutherodactylus coqui strain aEleCoq1 chromosome 5, aEleCoq1.hap1, whole genome shotgun sequence genomic DNA includes:
- the LOC136629187 gene encoding gastrula zinc finger protein XlCGF57.1-like, whose product MEKDKNKMAESVLNLTLEIFFQLTGEDYTVVKKTSSDGCRAPVCDGWGRPQSPITGPLPHPLIHEDINVQKILELTNKMIELLTGEVPIRCQDVAVYFSMEEWEYLEGHEDLYKEPMMKNHQPLPSPDNCTSSSTHLISVVCKAEDCDITQNTYENPTIITDVPSVSHSKDPSSGPLIQIQSSASSQTNKQNKNHKRGEHQNTHTGEKPYSCSECGKCFALRANLVNHQRIHTGEKPFSCAECGKCFALSSNLVNHRRIHTGEKPFSCSECGKCFTYKSHLKSHHRIHTGEKPYSCTICGKCFNRNSTLTVHQRIHTGEKPFSCTLCEKRFNRKSTLTAHQKSHTRSKPFTCPECGKCFSSKGYFIEHRRTHTGKILSCPDCGKFFAHKSNLLKHQRAHTSEKPFSCLKCGICFSYKADLVTHQRIHTGEMPFS is encoded by the exons ATGGAGAAGGACAAGAACAAGATGGCAGagagtgtattaaatctcaccctagagattttcttccagcttactggagag gattacacagtagtgaagaagacctctagtgatggctgtcgggcccctgtgtgtgatggatggggaagaccccagaGTCCAATCACGGGGCCCctacctcaccccctgatacatgaggacatcaatgtacagaagattctagaactcaccaacaagatgattgagctgctgactggagag gttcctataaggtgtcaggatgtcgctgtctatttctccatggaggagtgggaatatttagaaggacacgaggatctgtacaaggagccCATGATGAAGAAtcaccagccgctcccatcaccag ataacTGTACCAGCAGCTCAACACATTTGATATCTGTAGTTTGcaaagcagaggattgtgataTCACACAAAATACATATGAAAACCCCACCATTATCACAGATGTCCCCTCAGTCTCTCACAGTAAAGATCCATCATCTGGTCCTCTTATACAGATCCAATCTTCTGCTTCATCACAGACTAATAAGCAGAATAAAAATCACAAAAGGGGAGAACATCAAAatactcacacaggagagaagccttattcatgttcagaatgtggcaaatgttttgctTTGAGAGCAAATCTTGTTAaccatcaaagaattcacacaggagagaagccattttcatgtgcagaatgtggcaaatgttttgctTTGAGCTCAAATCTTGTTAACCATcgtagaattcacacaggggagaagccgttttcatgttcagaatgtgggaaatgttttacttataaatcacatttgaaaagccatcacagaattcacacaggggaaaaacctTATTCATGTACTATTTGTGGAAAGTGTTTTAATCGGAATTCAACTCTAACTGTacatcagaggattcacacaggagagaagccattttcatgtaccCTTTGTGAAAAGCGTTTTAACCGGAAGTCAACACTAACTGCACATCAAAAAAGTCACACAAGATCAAAGCCATTtacatgtccagaatgtgggaagtgtttctcAAGCAAAGGGTATTTTATTGAGCATCGACGAACTCACACAGGGAAAATACTTTCATGTCCAGATTGTGGGAAGTTTTTCGCCCACAAATCAAATCTTCTTAAACATCAAAGAGCTCACACAagcgagaagccattttcatgtttaaaATGCGGGATATGTTTCTCCTATAAGGcagatcttgttacacatcagagaattcacacaggagagatgccATTTTCAtga